From a region of the Mycobacteroides saopaulense genome:
- a CDS encoding CHAT domain-containing protein, translating to MVNVAVTTLVLRFADVGIATYASLRVVGEPPRTVTWVIEQQSLESACDALHSALPDPSEAETALMAIERSLTTGAFAHPDSELDLARALGSKLVAPEGWKLLSECASSPRAVLFVTPSPTLARVPWGQLAMPGQDGFRLMELVDVLMAVPPNIVHAPRRPARWRERRDGPAVLLLDPRIPGQRPDSALGSVLGRPDPDAVLTRHFGELVDGHRVLPAVGAPVELFRRSDIDRHWLAGACAQDPSRLLYVGHASAAEGAVGHAERAALHLAEDRPLTAADMMATRLPIPPRVALLACSSGGDYRFDEATGLAASMILGGAELVTATLWSLPTAAAYNQFCSHTTDPMADTVAEVDRAHCEEDAGRAVNRWQRARLRRWHEGDLAASPLHWAAVVSFAVDGAR from the coding sequence ATGGTCAACGTGGCCGTGACAACTCTGGTTCTGCGATTCGCCGACGTCGGCATCGCCACGTACGCCAGTCTGCGGGTGGTGGGGGAGCCGCCACGAACAGTTACCTGGGTCATCGAGCAGCAGTCGCTGGAATCGGCCTGCGATGCACTCCATTCCGCGTTACCGGATCCTTCGGAGGCCGAGACCGCACTCATGGCCATCGAACGGTCGTTGACCACGGGGGCGTTCGCACACCCGGACTCCGAACTCGATCTGGCCCGCGCGCTGGGGTCGAAGTTGGTGGCGCCCGAAGGTTGGAAGCTGCTGTCCGAGTGCGCGTCTTCGCCGCGGGCAGTGCTGTTCGTGACCCCCAGCCCCACATTGGCGCGGGTGCCCTGGGGGCAGCTGGCGATGCCCGGGCAGGACGGCTTCCGCTTGATGGAACTTGTCGACGTCTTGATGGCCGTGCCGCCTAACATCGTGCACGCACCGCGCCGCCCGGCGCGATGGCGTGAGCGCCGGGACGGCCCGGCGGTGCTGCTGCTGGATCCGCGGATTCCCGGGCAGCGGCCGGATTCTGCCTTGGGTTCGGTGTTGGGCCGGCCCGATCCGGACGCGGTGCTGACCCGTCATTTCGGCGAGTTGGTGGACGGCCACCGGGTTCTTCCCGCGGTCGGTGCGCCGGTAGAACTGTTCCGCCGCAGCGATATCGATCGTCACTGGCTCGCCGGGGCGTGTGCGCAAGATCCGTCCCGACTGCTCTACGTCGGTCATGCCAGTGCTGCGGAGGGTGCCGTTGGCCACGCCGAACGGGCCGCCCTGCATCTGGCCGAAGACCGCCCGCTGACCGCGGCGGACATGATGGCCACGCGGCTTCCGATTCCGCCGCGGGTGGCGCTGTTGGCCTGCTCGTCGGGAGGCGACTACCGATTCGACGAGGCGACGGGGCTGGCGGCTTCGATGATCTTGGGTGGCGCGGAGTTGGTGACGGCCACCCTGTGGTCGTTGCCGACTGCCGCCGCGTACAACCAATTCTGCTCGCATACAACCGACCCCATGGCCGATACGGTCGCCGAGGTTGACCGTGCGCACTGCGAAGAGGATGCGGGCCGCGCCGTGAATCGTTGGCAGCGGGCTCGGTTGCGGCGCTGGCACGAGGGTGATCTGGCGGCAAGTCCATTGCACTGGGCTGCCGTGGTGAGTTTCGCCGTCGACGGCGCCCGCTGA
- a CDS encoding lipoprotein LpqH: MNRVIVGAMGLLAAGAVVVGCSTDKPGGGSQVSSGSNAEVKVDGKDLAGLDLKSVTCVKQGGNINVGSAAINGQQGLGVVMTDEATPKVQSLGLVYDGAALAVSSGMGASVGSADVKVDGKTYTITGEASGADVKNPMAGMITKPFTIKVSCG; this comes from the coding sequence ATGAATCGAGTAATCGTGGGCGCCATGGGACTTCTTGCCGCCGGTGCGGTGGTGGTCGGCTGCTCGACCGACAAGCCGGGCGGGGGTTCGCAGGTGAGCTCCGGCAGCAACGCCGAGGTGAAGGTCGACGGCAAGGACCTGGCGGGCCTGGATCTGAAGTCGGTGACCTGCGTCAAGCAGGGTGGCAACATCAACGTGGGCAGCGCCGCCATCAACGGCCAGCAGGGCCTGGGCGTCGTCATGACCGACGAGGCAACCCCGAAGGTGCAGTCACTGGGGCTGGTGTACGACGGCGCCGCGCTGGCGGTCAGCAGCGGGATGGGAGCCAGCGTCGGCTCTGCCGACGTGAAGGTCGACGGTAAGACCTACACCATCACCGGGGAGGCCTCGGGTGCCGACGTCAAGAACCCGATGGCCGGGATGATCACCAAACCATTCACCATCAAGGTGAGCTGCGGCTGA
- a CDS encoding DUF2505 domain-containing protein, protein MARSFDLSVEYSATVEQVHAAFADEAYWNERLAGSGADTATLDSLKSEHGALEIVTTQVLRSDRLPGIVAQFHRGDLQIVRTEEWSAVDGGASEGTVEGSIPGAPVTLSGTARLHPGARGSRLDLKVGVEVKIPLVGGKIEGFVGGKLMDLLSAEQRFTSEWIATHG, encoded by the coding sequence ATGGCACGCTCATTTGACCTGTCGGTGGAATACTCGGCAACCGTCGAGCAGGTCCACGCGGCCTTCGCCGACGAGGCCTACTGGAATGAACGGCTGGCCGGTTCCGGTGCCGATACCGCAACCCTGGACTCCCTGAAATCCGAGCACGGTGCACTCGAGATTGTCACCACCCAGGTGCTGCGCAGCGACCGGCTACCCGGCATTGTGGCTCAGTTTCACCGGGGTGACCTGCAAATTGTCCGTACGGAGGAGTGGAGCGCCGTCGACGGCGGCGCATCCGAGGGCACCGTGGAAGGCTCGATACCGGGTGCACCCGTCACGTTGTCCGGGACCGCTCGGCTACACCCCGGCGCCAGGGGCTCCCGGCTGGACCTAAAGGTCGGCGTCGAGGTCAAGATCCCCCTGGTAGGCGGCAAGATCGAGGGCTTCGTCGGCGGCAAGCTGATGGACTTGTTATCTGCCGAACAGCGATTTACCTCGGAGTGGATCGCCACCCACGGCTAA
- a CDS encoding UDP-N-acetylmuramate dehydrogenase translates to MRLASTTRARIEDLGAVVTEDAPLGALTTLRLGPVASTLVRCESSTQVTGALAALDGYRTLLLAGGSNVVLADDLPDLTVVHIAAAGVEVDGSLLRAAAGTNWDEVVELSLQAGLGGLECLSGIPGTAGATPVQNVGAYGVEVASLLRRVRVLDRGTGQVRWYEPDELGFGYRTSILKGTDVRVVLEVEFGLSTDGLSSPIRYPELAKELGVGQGERTDALAVREAVLGLRRSKGMVLDEADHDTWSVGSFFTNPVVTEDDLDGVQSRVRERLGPDIAMPQYPAQDGVKLSAAWLVERAGFVKGYPGEQSAVRVSTKHSLALTHRGGGSTGELLALARTVRDGVWAAFGVRLAPEPVLVGCSL, encoded by the coding sequence GTGAGGCTGGCATCGACAACGCGCGCGCGGATCGAGGATCTCGGCGCCGTTGTGACCGAGGATGCTCCGCTCGGCGCGCTGACGACATTGCGGTTGGGGCCGGTGGCGTCCACGCTCGTTCGGTGCGAGAGCAGCACACAGGTGACCGGCGCGCTGGCCGCGCTCGACGGCTACCGCACTCTGTTGCTCGCGGGCGGATCGAACGTTGTTCTTGCCGACGATCTTCCGGACCTCACCGTGGTGCATATCGCCGCGGCCGGTGTCGAGGTGGATGGGTCGCTGCTGCGTGCGGCCGCGGGAACCAACTGGGACGAGGTTGTGGAGCTGTCCCTGCAGGCCGGTCTTGGTGGGCTGGAATGTCTCTCGGGAATTCCGGGTACCGCCGGCGCCACCCCGGTGCAGAACGTGGGTGCCTACGGCGTCGAGGTGGCCTCGCTGCTGCGACGTGTGCGGGTGCTGGACCGTGGGACGGGACAGGTGCGCTGGTACGAGCCCGATGAGCTGGGATTCGGTTACCGCACCAGCATTCTGAAGGGCACCGACGTACGCGTGGTGTTGGAGGTCGAGTTCGGCTTGTCGACGGATGGTCTGAGCTCGCCGATCCGGTACCCGGAGCTGGCCAAGGAACTCGGGGTGGGGCAGGGGGAGCGCACTGATGCGCTGGCCGTACGGGAAGCGGTACTGGGCCTGCGCCGGAGCAAGGGCATGGTGCTCGACGAGGCCGATCACGACACCTGGAGTGTCGGTTCGTTCTTCACAAACCCTGTTGTCACCGAGGACGATCTGGATGGCGTCCAGTCGCGCGTGCGCGAACGTTTGGGGCCCGATATCGCGATGCCGCAGTATCCGGCCCAGGACGGGGTGAAGCTGTCGGCAGCCTGGCTGGTGGAGCGGGCCGGCTTCGTCAAGGGCTATCCCGGGGAACAGTCGGCGGTCCGGGTCTCCACGAAACACTCACTGGCACTGACGCATCGCGGCGGAGGTAGCACCGGTGAGCTGCTGGCGCTTGCCCGCACCGTTCGTGACGGGGTGTGGGCGGCCTTCGGTGTGCGCCTGGCGCCTGAGCCGGTGCTGGTGGGCTGCTCACTGTAA
- a CDS encoding DUF2505 domain-containing protein → MSRRSVFTVNFPAPAEKIYQDFASRDYWETLMSAYGWLTPISEIHTFSVTESGIDVVLKQNLPRIYLPPIAQKVMLADMIITRVQHFGPFDQRKGSAMGNYGASVLAGPGSFTGVCKLSDTDQGSQLRLSSTCKVYIPFLGGKLEDLILYHLNDLFRVEEGFIADWISKHH, encoded by the coding sequence ATGTCCAGGCGCTCGGTGTTCACGGTGAACTTCCCGGCTCCGGCAGAGAAGATCTATCAGGACTTCGCCAGCCGGGACTACTGGGAGACCCTGATGTCGGCCTACGGATGGCTCACGCCGATCTCCGAGATTCACACCTTCAGCGTGACCGAATCCGGCATCGATGTGGTGCTCAAGCAGAATCTGCCCCGCATCTACCTGCCGCCCATCGCACAAAAGGTGATGCTCGCCGACATGATCATCACCCGGGTACAGCATTTCGGGCCGTTTGATCAGCGCAAGGGGTCTGCGATGGGCAATTACGGCGCCTCGGTGCTGGCCGGGCCGGGCTCCTTCACCGGCGTGTGCAAGCTGTCCGATACCGATCAGGGTTCTCAGCTCAGGCTCTCCAGCACGTGCAAGGTGTACATCCCGTTCCTCGGAGGCAAGCTCGAGGACCTGATCCTGTATCACCTCAACGACCTCTTCCGCGTGGAGGAGGGCTTCATCGCCGACTGGATCTCGAAGCACCACTGA
- a CDS encoding prolipoprotein diacylglyceryl transferase, whose product MGLGIGVHGLFVGLGVLVAAIVFACEARRRGAPAEQSLIAVAGALVGGAIGMRLSGWIEHLNPALNPSLTEAWMFGSRSIIGGLLGAYAGVLVAKRLIGYHAKTGDLFAPAVALGMAVGRIGCHLTEAPGRPTSLPWGIHAPASRPDCPGCLAGVAMHPSFLYEIAFQLAAFAVLWWWLRPRVTRPGELFVLYVSAYAVFRFLVEFTRANETVWLNLTRPQWVLLPGMTLAAWRLWRGYRAGYYEGLFRRRVPEVVAA is encoded by the coding sequence ATGGGGCTGGGAATCGGTGTACACGGGCTCTTCGTAGGGCTCGGTGTACTGGTCGCCGCCATCGTCTTCGCCTGCGAAGCGCGCCGGCGCGGTGCTCCTGCTGAGCAATCGTTGATCGCGGTGGCGGGTGCTCTGGTCGGCGGTGCGATCGGCATGCGGCTGTCGGGCTGGATCGAGCACCTCAATCCGGCGCTCAATCCGAGCCTGACCGAGGCCTGGATGTTCGGGTCGCGCAGCATCATCGGTGGGCTGTTGGGGGCATATGCCGGTGTGCTGGTGGCCAAACGGCTCATCGGGTACCACGCCAAGACGGGGGATCTGTTTGCACCCGCGGTGGCCCTGGGCATGGCGGTGGGCCGGATCGGATGTCACCTGACGGAGGCTCCCGGTAGGCCGACCTCGTTGCCGTGGGGTATCCACGCCCCGGCCTCGCGACCGGACTGTCCAGGATGCCTGGCCGGAGTGGCGATGCATCCTTCCTTTCTGTATGAGATCGCTTTCCAGCTGGCGGCTTTCGCGGTGCTGTGGTGGTGGCTGCGTCCCCGTGTGACGCGGCCAGGCGAGCTCTTCGTGCTCTATGTGTCCGCGTACGCAGTGTTTCGATTCTTGGTCGAATTCACCCGTGCGAACGAGACAGTGTGGCTGAATCTGACACGACCGCAATGGGTTCTGCTGCCGGGAATGACGCTAGCGGCGTGGCGGCTGTGGCGCGGCTATCGTGCCGGATATTACGAAGGACTTTTCCGAAGGCGTGTCCCCGAAGTGGTGGCGGCATGA